The following proteins are co-located in the Clostridia bacterium genome:
- a CDS encoding PadR family transcriptional regulator — translation MSYSGEVLRGHTETVILAILRGGDSYGYEILKRILDAGDGMIDIKDATIYTAFKRMEKDGLITTYWGDEGEGGARRKYYSITEAGREYHARKSREWRELNVILNKLIGGDGE, via the coding sequence ATGAGCTATTCCGGCGAAGTGCTGCGCGGGCACACCGAAACGGTGATCCTTGCGATCCTGCGCGGCGGCGATTCCTACGGCTACGAGATCCTCAAGCGCATCCTCGACGCCGGCGACGGCATGATAGACATCAAGGACGCCACGATCTACACCGCCTTCAAGCGAATGGAAAAAGACGGTCTGATAACGACCTATTGGGGCGACGAAGGGGAAGGCGGCGCGCGCCGAAAGTATTATTCGATAACCGAAGCGGGGCGCGAATACCACGCGCGCAAGTCGCGGGAATGGCGCGAGCTGAACGTGATCCTCAACAAGCTGATAGGGGGCGACGGAGAATGA